From the Vibrio natriegens NBRC 15636 = ATCC 14048 = DSM 759 genome, the window CTATTCTCTCTCGTAATGAGAATTTATATTCAACCATGCGCCTAAAGCAAGCAGGCGAAGAACGTGGACATCAAATTGATGTTATCGACACTCTGCACTGCTACATGGACATTACGAGTAACAACCCTAAGATTCGTTATATGGGTGAAGAATTGCCACAATACGACGCGGTTATTCCACGTATCGGCGCTTCAATCACTTTCTACGGCACAGCTGTCGTACGCCAATTCGAAATGATGGGTACATTTTGTGTCAATGAATCGGTAGCGATCAGCCGTTCACGTGACAAGCTACGTTCTTTGCAGCTTTTATCTCGCAAAGGCATCGGCTTACCACGTACTGGTTTTGCTCACCACCCTGACAACATTCAGGACGTGATCAAAAACGTTGGCGGTGCTCCTCTTGTCATTAAGCTACTTGAAGGTACTCAAGGTATTGGTGTTGTTCTTGCTGAAACCAATAAAGCAGCAGAAAGTGTGATTGAAGCCTTTATGGGCTTAAAAGCGAACATCATGGTTCAAGAGTTCATCGAAGAAGCTAAAGGCGCTGACATTCGCTGTTTCGTTGTGGGCAATAAGGTGATTGCAGCAATGAAGCGTCAGGCAAAAGAAGGTGAGTTCCGCTCGAACCTTCACCGCGGTGGTTCTGCTCAACTTGTCAGATTGAGCAAAGAAGAACGTGCAACGGCGGTTAATGCAGCAAGAGTAATGGGCTTAAACCTATGTGGCGTAGACATCCTGCAATCGAAAAACGGTCCTGTAGTGATGGAAGTGAACTCCTCACCAGGTCTTGAAGGCATCGAGTTAGCAACAAATAAAGACATTGCAGGGATGATTTTCGACTTTATCGAAAAAAACGCAAAACCAAATTCAAACCGTACTCGCGGTAAAGGTTGATCACTATCCAAACAGTATAAAGAGGTGACTTCGCCTCTTTATGCGACCCGTCGCTAGGATGACACTATGAATCAGAAAATTGTCATTGGGAATGCCGAAGCAATCTGCTTACCAGAGTTAGGAATTCCCCATCTTGAAGCTCGTATTGATACTGGGGCGCAAACTTCTTCTCTTCACGTCGATAATATCGAGTGCTTTGAGAAAAACGGCCGTTCGTACGTAGAGTTCGATCTTCACCCGGATGTTTATCACTTAGAACAGGTCGTTCGTTGTACAGCGCCATTAAAAGCGAACCGTAAAGTGAAATCCTCAAACGGGACGTTCGAGCACCGCTGTGTGATCACCACAATGCTACGCATGAACGATCAACAGTGGCCAATAGACATTACGTTGACTAACCGCGAAAACATGACGTACATGATGCTGCTAGGCCGTCAGGCAATGGCAGATAAAGTGTTAGTTGACCCAAGCCAGTCACACTTGTTAGCGCCATAACGCTATCGTATAGATGAGTGACCCTTTTACAAAATGTCACTCATCTCTTGTTTCTCCGCAACAACACACTCAACAGCCCTTTCGCTTTTATTTTCGTCGCTCGCCAATGGGTATGCGGCTTGGTCGGCGCTGTATCCAGAATATGCCGAT encodes:
- the rimK gene encoding 30S ribosomal protein S6--L-glutamate ligase, whose translation is MRIAILSRNENLYSTMRLKQAGEERGHQIDVIDTLHCYMDITSNNPKIRYMGEELPQYDAVIPRIGASITFYGTAVVRQFEMMGTFCVNESVAISRSRDKLRSLQLLSRKGIGLPRTGFAHHPDNIQDVIKNVGGAPLVIKLLEGTQGIGVVLAETNKAAESVIEAFMGLKANIMVQEFIEEAKGADIRCFVVGNKVIAAMKRQAKEGEFRSNLHRGGSAQLVRLSKEERATAVNAARVMGLNLCGVDILQSKNGPVVMEVNSSPGLEGIELATNKDIAGMIFDFIEKNAKPNSNRTRGKG
- a CDS encoding ATP-dependent zinc protease, which translates into the protein MNQKIVIGNAEAICLPELGIPHLEARIDTGAQTSSLHVDNIECFEKNGRSYVEFDLHPDVYHLEQVVRCTAPLKANRKVKSSNGTFEHRCVITTMLRMNDQQWPIDITLTNRENMTYMMLLGRQAMADKVLVDPSQSHLLAP